The Panthera uncia isolate 11264 chromosome C1 unlocalized genomic scaffold, Puncia_PCG_1.0 HiC_scaffold_3, whole genome shotgun sequence genome includes a region encoding these proteins:
- the LOC125911671 gene encoding translation initiation factor IF-2-like, with the protein MEKTASRKGRGAPLPSCPRARSTRSQTHRQEETRRKRRAGCAGWRPPRPHRGPRRDDRPQVSLGNAAHRDGGRAGRGPAEQAAPRGFLGPARPPGSQRVKRGDKGGPGSGPHPSQHGGARADTAGGSTLPQHTSPDPHGPPPFTPLRLSFPTPRPSAPLPRATVHHTGRQPSRHLPPRLLLPLPPSAPC; encoded by the exons ATGGAAAAGACCGCGAGTCggaaaggaagaggag CTCCTCTGCCAAGCTGTCCCCGCGCTCGATCCACTCGGTCCCAAACCCACAGGCAGGAAGAGACGCGGAGGAAAAGGAGAGCCGGGTGCGCCGGGTGGCGACCACCCCGACCGCACCGCGGGCCCCGGAGGGACGACCGACCCCAAGTCTCCTTGGGCAACGCTGCCCACCGCGATGGGGGAAGGGCCGGGAGGGGTCCCGCGGAGCAAGCCGCTCCCAGGGGGTTTCTCGGCCCCGCACGCCCGCCCGGGTCCCAGAGGGTGAAGCGAGGCGACAAGGGAGGCCCTGGCTCCGGGCCCCACCCCTCGCAACACGGCGGGGCTAGGGCTGACACGGCCGGCGGCAGCACCTTGCCGCAACACACATCTCCCGACCCCCACGGTCCCCCGCCATTTACCCCCctccgcctcagtttccccaccccccgcccgtcAGCCCCCTTACCCCGTGCCACAGTCCACCACACAGGCCGGCAGCCGTCCCGCCATCTTCCTCCTCgcctgctgctgccgctgccgccgTCTGCTCCGTGCTGA